From the genome of Thermogutta terrifontis, one region includes:
- a CDS encoding ASCH domain-containing protein, whose translation MLLFKKKFLADIRAGRKTQTIRVWKFRHMRAGQRSYIPGVGYIQVDEVEAVSLEDLTDEDAIPDGFATAEGLRTEIRRIYSEEQLRERKVFRIRFHVLPAEEQKRAREERRQRRAAQSNG comes from the coding sequence ATGCTCCTTTTTAAGAAAAAATTCCTTGCCGACATCCGCGCTGGTCGCAAGACGCAAACAATTCGGGTATGGAAGTTTCGCCACATGCGGGCCGGACAGAGGAGCTACATTCCGGGGGTGGGGTATATCCAAGTCGACGAGGTGGAGGCGGTTTCCCTGGAAGATCTAACCGATGAGGATGCCATTCCGGACGGCTTTGCAACGGCGGAGGGGCTTCGAACGGAAATTCGGCGGATTTATTCGGAAGAGCAACTCCGTGAGCGCAAGGTTTTCCGCATTCGTTTTCACGTGCTCCCCGCCGAGGAGCAAAAGCGGGCACGCGAGGAACGCCGTCAGCGGCGGGCGGCGCAGTCAAACGGATAA